Proteins from one Akkermansiaceae bacterium genomic window:
- a CDS encoding methylated-DNA--[protein]-cysteine S-methyltransferase, with amino-acid sequence MKTTKSWFTKTMPSPVGVLTLVAGEAGLAAVLWEDDDPKRVPLHPREESPDHPVLRETERQLAAYFTGKLEHFTVPLEFHGTEFQKKVWAALTRIPFGETRTYAQIAVEVGSPAAVRAVGAANGRNPISIIAPCHRVIGSNGKLTGFAGGLEAKSYLLHLESGGLLL; translated from the coding sequence ATGAAAACGACGAAGAGCTGGTTCACGAAAACGATGCCCTCCCCTGTCGGCGTGCTGACCCTCGTCGCCGGAGAGGCGGGTCTGGCGGCGGTGCTGTGGGAGGATGACGATCCGAAGCGCGTCCCGCTCCACCCGCGTGAGGAAAGCCCCGACCATCCCGTGCTGCGGGAGACGGAAAGGCAACTGGCCGCCTACTTTACCGGAAAGCTGGAACATTTCACCGTACCGCTGGAGTTCCATGGCACGGAGTTCCAGAAAAAGGTATGGGCCGCGCTCACCCGCATCCCCTTCGGTGAGACGCGGACCTACGCACAGATCGCGGTGGAGGTCGGCAGCCCCGCTGCGGTGCGGGCCGTGGGTGCGGCGAACGGGCGGAACCCCATCTCCATCATCGCACCCTGCCACCGGGTCATCGGTTCGAACGGCAAGCTCACCGGCTTCGCGGGAGGACTGGAGGCGAAATCTTACCTGCTTCACCTGGAGTCCGGCGGACTGCTTCTTTGA
- a CDS encoding GNAT family N-acetyltransferase produces the protein MEYHIDDQADADSLPAAVRKGIREADPDGLGGRDWQPLHLSLKGDDGNVAGGLYGATMWSWLMIDGLWISPSLRGRGFGKKLLLAAEAIAVSRGCAGSWLGTFDFQARDFYEHLGYRVFSELPGFPPGHTHFHLSKKLIPESEEVERTSPPPSSIRIRETTVTDSAGWLRLREMLWPGADHQVDIARHFDQPTPGVTLVAEDAAGKIIAFAEISVRTDWVDGATTSPVAFLEGIFVDPAVRGTGIARALVSAAADWTQGNGYQELGSNAEIGNGNAIAFHLACGFREAERNVAFIMSCQMDSSIQPTK, from the coding sequence ATGGAATACCACATCGATGATCAGGCGGACGCGGACTCACTGCCTGCTGCCGTCCGGAAAGGCATCCGGGAAGCGGACCCGGATGGACTGGGAGGCCGTGACTGGCAACCCCTCCACCTTTCGCTGAAAGGCGATGACGGAAACGTGGCGGGCGGACTCTACGGAGCCACCATGTGGTCATGGCTGATGATCGACGGACTGTGGATTTCCCCATCCCTCAGAGGCCGGGGTTTCGGAAAGAAGCTGCTGCTGGCGGCGGAAGCCATCGCCGTCAGCCGGGGCTGCGCCGGATCATGGCTCGGCACTTTTGATTTCCAGGCCAGGGATTTCTACGAACATCTGGGCTACCGGGTGTTCTCCGAGCTGCCTGGATTCCCTCCCGGACACACACATTTCCATCTCTCGAAAAAGCTTATACCGGAGAGCGAGGAAGTTGAACGGACATCTCCGCCCCCGTCATCCATCCGCATCAGGGAAACCACAGTCACCGATTCCGCCGGATGGCTGCGCCTGCGTGAGATGCTGTGGCCGGGCGCGGACCACCAAGTGGACATTGCGCGGCATTTCGATCAACCCACTCCGGGCGTCACGTTGGTCGCGGAGGATGCCGCCGGGAAGATCATCGCGTTCGCGGAGATTTCCGTGAGAACGGATTGGGTGGATGGCGCGACGACTTCTCCTGTCGCGTTTCTGGAAGGCATCTTCGTGGACCCAGCCGTGCGCGGAACGGGAATCGCGCGGGCGCTTGTTTCCGCTGCCGCAGATTGGACGCAGGGCAACGGGTATCAGGAACTCGGCAGCAATGCGGAGATAGGAAATGGGAACGCCATCGCCTTCCATCTGGCATGTGGTTTCCGGGAAGCGGAGCGGAATGTCGCGTTCATCATGTCATGCCAAATGGATTCGTCGATCCAACCCACGAAATGA